DNA sequence from the Vicia villosa cultivar HV-30 ecotype Madison, WI linkage group LG3, Vvil1.0, whole genome shotgun sequence genome:
AACCAATATTTAAatgtgattaaataaataaaaattctatTTTATCAAAGATTAACtatgacaaatattttgtgagcttatatttaattaaaaattacttATATTAAATTTTGAGTTAATGCAGTAATCTATTTTACATACCTTAAAAATTACTCTAATATTGAAAAATACTGgttacaaaattaaatatttgacattttttggtTTTCTTAACATCATAAAAAAgtaatctttataaaaaaaaaaattaatctttaTATTGAGAAACACGCGTTGCAgagttaaatatttaatatttttctttgcttaacatcataaataaaatcaatctttTTACAAAGTGTTCAAAATCTCATGtataaaaatattacatttttcaataaaattatgaatataatttttaaaatgatttattttgtcGTCTAAAACAAATTTACAATACAGTTTATTGTCTGCTTACCATTCATTCCTAATTCTTAGATAatcttttaaaaatcattttaaatacaaatattgtaatgaaaataaaattatccGCGTGCAAAGGCAACCAAAATGGACCACTTTTTTATCTTAGTCATAAAACGCTTCCTCCTTTTTTCAAACTTTTAACAAAACTTTTGATTTTTAATACTACCACTTGTTAGTGTGTCCACTCTCATACTACTATAAAATCTTGCATGTTCCTTAAGCAAAATCCACACACCTCACAAATCAACATGGAAAAAATTTCCATACCAAACATTGAGCTTGTCATCATAGAAAAAAACATCACAAACCTAAACAATAACCAAAAACCAACCTCATTAATTGTCACAAAGAGATTCTTAACATGTTTGTTAACAAAACTCCATGCAGGTTATTTCAGAATCAGTCTCTCACTTGGTGGACAAGCATTACTTTGGAAAACCCTAATTGGACCAACAAAAGACACAAACATTTCAAGACATGTTCTTAGCATGTTACCTAATTCAGTTTTCATTCTACTTTGGTCTTTGTCTCTTTTTATACTCTCATTACTCTCTCTTCTTTACCTCTTAAGATGTTTGTTTTTCTTCAAGATGGTAAAAACTGAATTCTTACACCATGTAGGAGTTAACTATCTTTTCGCCCCGTGGATTTCGTGGTTTCTGTTACTTCAATCATCACCGGTAGAATTTATAACTCCTGAAACCATGACTTACTTGATTCTATGGTGGATATTCGCGGTTCCGGTGGTGGTTCTTGATATTAAGATTTATGGACAATGGTTTACTAAAGGGAAGAGGTTTTTATCGACGGTGGCGAATCCAACGAGTCAGTTGTCCGTGATAGGGAATTTGATTGGAGCACGAGCTGCGGCGGAGATGGGATGGAAAGAAAGTGCAGTTTGTTTGTTTTCATTAGGGATGGTTCATTATTTGGTGCTGTTTGTAACACTTTATCAGAGATTCTCAGATGGTGATAGTGTTCATGTGATGTTAAGGccagttttgttcttgttctttgcAGCACCTGGTGTGGCTTGTTTGGCTTGGGAATCTATTGTTGGAGATTTTGATACTCTTTCCAAGATGCTATTCTTTTTGTCTCTATTCCTCTTCATCTCACTGGTAtatattattcattttttcattATATATAACTTAAAAGCGACTACTATAAAACCACACGTACACAACAACCTGAAAATATGAGAGTTTAAATTCTGGTGATGATATCTAacctaataatatatattaatttatgtcGGTTGAATTAGAATTTGCAGATAAAACACTAGATAATTTAAACTGTAGTAGTTGTTTTCATGCATGGAGATTAAGTCTCCCTAA
Encoded proteins:
- the LOC131654866 gene encoding S-type anion channel SLAH4-like, coding for MEKISIPNIELVIIEKNITNLNNNQKPTSLIVTKRFLTCLLTKLHAGYFRISLSLGGQALLWKTLIGPTKDTNISRHVLSMLPNSVFILLWSLSLFILSLLSLLYLLRCLFFFKMVKTEFLHHVGVNYLFAPWISWFLLLQSSPVEFITPETMTYLILWWIFAVPVVVLDIKIYGQWFTKGKRFLSTVANPTSQLSVIGNLIGARAAAEMGWKESAVCLFSLGMVHYLVLFVTLYQRFSDGDSVHVMLRPVLFLFFAAPGVACLAWESIVGDFDTLSKMLFFLSLFLFISLICRPALFKRSMTRFNVAWWAYSFPVTILALASTQYAQQVNGAFSHILMLILLALSVLVSVSLTVFTLLNSKMLLPDNDPIGSFLIV